Below is a window of Camelina sativa cultivar DH55 chromosome 11, Cs, whole genome shotgun sequence DNA.
AATCATGAATTGAAGTAGTTGCAATGAGCTTATCAGATGCAGGTCGGGGTGCTCCACCATGAAGAAATACCACTAATCCAAAACTTCTTTGCTACTATCCTTCCCGCTCTGCCATAGTCATACTTTGTTGCCTTGGTCAATTTAATCTAACAACATGTCTCTACATAGCATTCCGAATGCAAAACCATTCTCCAACCTTATAGTCCTCAAGTTAGCACAACTGAGCATGGTTATGTGCCCCACTTTTCCCTTCCTCTTTATCATCTGCTCCTGTTAGCAACCGTTTTGCAAGATCCATGTTTGCTGAGCTGCCACACATGTATTCCATGACCGTACATGTAAGTTCTTTGTCGAGGACAATATCTTTCTCCACCAGTTTTTTTACAAGTTCCTTCAACTCGTCTGTTTCTCCCTGTGAAATACAATACTTCAACACAGAATCGCAAATATGAGCACCAGGTTCAAAGCCGCTCTCAACCATTTTGTCAAAGAAGCTGATAGCTTCGTCTAAATATCCAAGTTTTAGGAACCTATTTATCAACTTCGAATAAGTATATAAGTCAGGGGAAAGACCAGCATGAGACATCCCCACAAGAAGTGATTCTGCAGACATAGTATCCCCTGCTTGAAGACTTCCATCAATCATAATATTGAAAGAAACAACGTCTGGAAAACTTTCATCACGCTGCATCTCCTCAAATAATCTCCATGCCTGGTCTAAACTTCCCTCTTTGCATAATGATGACAGTAGACAGTTGTAGTCGAAAACACTAGGCTGTAGCCTAGACACTCTCATTTTGCAAAGCAATCCTTTAGCGATATTAAGCATGCCACTTTTGCAAAGCCCATCAATCATAGTAGTATAGGTATCTGAGGTCGGAATAATTTTGGAATCAGATATCTGTTTCCAAAGTTCCATTGCCTTACTTACATCTCCAGACTTGAAAGTGAAATTAAGCAATATATTAGTGGTTACTATATCTCCAGCACCCAATTTCTCAACCAGCAAATCATAAATATCGAAAGCTTGTTGGAAACGGTTTTCCTTGCACAGCCCGTGGATTAGTGCATTGAATGATACAACATCTGGATCCGCATAATTACTATCTTTCAGCATTAAATATAGAAGCTTACTTGCTTCGTCTAGGTCACCTTTGGCACAGAGTCCTACCAGTAAACTATTGTATGTTATGTTATCAGGTCTTGTACGCCTCTTCTTCATTAACTCAACAATCTCTAAAGCATCCGCCACAAGGCTGTCCTTGCACAGCTTGTTAACAATAATGTTATACGTCACAACATTAGGTTCTTCACCCTTCTCTATCATCAGATTCAAAAGTTGGAGGGCTTCCTTAGTCTTACCTACTCCGCAAAGGCCATCAATAAGGCCAGTGTAAGTGTAAACATTTGGACGAACTCCACGCTCCATCATAAACTCAAACATCTGTGAGGCTTCTTTCAACTGTCCTAACTGACAAAAACCTCGAATAAGAGTGTTATATGTAATCGCACAGGGAGAATCTCCTCTTTCCAGAACCTCATCGAAGAGTGCCTTCCCTTTATCTAACTCACCACAATCACAGAACCCTCGAATCAGTGAAGTATACACAACAAGATCTGCTTCTAAACCCATACGTTTCATTTCTTCCAGCAAACCTATTGCCTCTTCCATCTTACCAGCCTTGCAAAATGCATTAATCAGAATCCCCCAAGTCACCAAACTCCATGAACAGCCACTGCCTTGCATTTCATTAGCTAACTGCAATCCTTTCTCCAATTCTTTACCCTCGCAGAGACCTCTAATAACAGTGTTGTAGCTAACAACATCAGGCATCAGAGAGTTTCCTCTCATTTCTCTAAGTAAACTAACAGCTCTACCATATTCCAGATTCTTACATAAACCCTTTAAGATGATATTAAGATTGTACACATTGAAAGCAAACCCCCGCTTTAGCATCAACGCAAGAACCCCGAACGCAAACCCGGTCTTATGCATTTGCACAAAACATTCAAGCAACCCACTCAGCGACACGAAATTGATGAAAGTATCAGTCTCAAGCATCTTGCGGTGAATGGAAAACGCTAGTTCGTGGTTTCTAGAGCGTACCAGCGTTGTCATGAGATTATTTCCGGCGAACACGAGGGAGCCACCGGAGTTCACTGCTTGCTGGAAAACTGAAACTGCATTCTTAATCTGAGGAGTTGAACCCTCCTCACATACCGATCTTAATTTGGTTTCGATTTCAGAGAATGGATTGACGTGGTTAGAAAACAAACGAGGGTTCAAGAGCTGCCTTAGTACGAGCTCATCACGTCGGAATAGCTCACCGGCCGCCGCCGATTTCAAAAATCTCATGCCGGACGAGCGGAGACTTTTCACGATTAGGTTTCCCGATTAGACTTAAGACTCTCTCGGCTTTGTTTTAGCCAAAGTGAAGCCCATTAATATAATCAGGCCCATATAAATTGGGCCGAAATGGCTAATGCATTATTAATCTGAGAGGCAAAAATTTGATTTCGCCGGCGAGAAGCGAATTTAGCGGCGGAGGTGTTCGTACGAGTGATCGGGCGGCCGAACGTGAAGCAGCCGACTGAGATCGTTGGGCTACTGACGTGGTCTCAAATGCGAGAACGGTGCTGATCAATCTCTATAGCAAAACTCTAGAGGAGATCCAAGTGGTTCCCTGAAGATGAAAGGCTACAGGAAGGCAGTGGAGAGCTTCACGCAACACCGTCTCAAGGTGTGagtgagaagagaagagtgagaagcTTATCGATGAGTTCACTCTCGTTGGCAAAATGATCGGTTCGTTACACTCTTCCTCATTTGCAATTGAAAGACTTTTTACTTACATTTTGCAAAGGTTGAGGTTTTTTAGGAATCTGCTAACTTAGGCATTTGGGTAACTTCACTTCTGTTCTGTGATACATATACAATGTCAAAATTGCAAAATTTCATTATACTTTGAACTATATATCACATCTTCTCATGTTGTGATGCTACTTACAGTTTTGGCTGATTTTGTAATGTAAATTAGTGTGATTTATCATTGGTTTGTTGCACTATGGAATCCTGAAACCGTGTTTGCATACGCAGAATGGGATCCTTGGAGTGTTCCATGGTGCACCGATACCAAAACATGTTCCGCAGCACCGTCCTGGACCTCCTCCTGTCCTGAAGAGTTCTATAAGACCTTTCAAGCTCTGAATTCAGAATCCAAAACCGGAGATTCCAGCTGCGAGCTCGAGTGAACCACAATTGATGGAGTGAGGACCTTTCTAAGTGCTACATTTTATGTACCGGTAAAACCTCAGTTTCTATCTCTCTTACTTTTTGCTTTCCTGTGTTATAAATCTTAAAACAATTCAATGTACCAGACATGTTTACTCGATTCACTAACTCCTTGTTTCACGATTCACTAACTCCTTGTTTCAAGATTCTCCTCTTGTTGTGATTCGAATTCACCATTTTTGGTGATGATGAGCTATGATCTTGATAAGAATCGTAAGCTACACATGCCACACACTGTTGAATATCAACTACGTTTAGTGTGCATTTCTAAGCAGGACATAAACAGTTAagctttataaaaatataagatacaAGAGTTAGATTAACTGTACATGTCTTATTTACATAATCTCTGGAATTAATGTTTAATAtgataatactaaattaattatatatcagacttatacacaaacacacacaagaagATGTCTTCGTAGAGAGATGTGAATAGGAGTGGATTGGGTTATTAAAGGAAGTAAGAGAGTTGTTCCTTCTTCCTGGATCCTCCTTCTCCATACAATTCGTTCCACTGCTTCAGTTCGTTCATTCCTGCTCCTTCTGCTGCAAAGCTAGCAGCAACCTGCAAAATGCAAAACAATTTAGTGTTTTTGCGGAAAAGATCATCATCAATACCCCAACCAATTTCCTTAAACATACCTGGCTTTTAGCTACTTTCATATCTTCCATGCTCAAAGGTCTCAACTTTATGATTCTCTCCTCAGAcacttcttcttttgcttcagaAACCTCTTCATTACTCTTCTCTGCttcctctcctctcttcttcctctcctgaGTTTTATGAGAAACCACCATTGAAACATTCATTATTCGAACGTTAGAGAGTAGGGAAATTGAGGAAAAGGCTTGAGGAGTTCTAACCTGGTCTTTCAAGCACTCCTGCTTTATCAGCTCCCTCACCGGTCTATATGCAGCTGTTGTGCAAAAGTTCTGTTTGTATATAACATTCACAATAATTAGTCTATAACGAGAAGATTCAAGTGTTTTGTAAAGTGAGATGAGAAGTGTGACAAACCTTGAGATCACTTCCACTATAGCCATCTGTCATCTGCGCAAGCTCCTGGAAATCaagattctctgttttctcttttgataaTAAGGTTCTTAAAATCTTCTCTCTGCTCTCAATCGATGGAAGACCCACCATGATTCTGTCtcccaacaaaacaaaagcacaaGCTGGAATTAGTACCGCAAAAACGCAAGAGTCTCAAGTGAAATGCATATCGTGCCTGCTTTACCTTCGCTCAAACCTCCTGATGATGGCTTCATCCAGATCAAACGGCCTGTTTGTTGCTGCAAGAACGAGAATGCGGTCACCTGAATCCGACATTAGCCCATCCCAATGTGTCATGAACTCATTTTTAATCTTCCTCATAGCTTCATGCTCTCCAACTCTTGTCCTCTGTCCCAGCATGCTATCCACTTCATCCACAAATATTATAGTCGGAGACACTTTGGCTGCAAGGGTGAACAAAGCTCTCACGTTCTTCTCGTCTTCTCCAAACCATTTTGAAGTGATTGTGGACATTGACACGTTTATGAAACTAGCTCCAGCTTCATTCGCAATGGCTTTTGCCATCATCGTTTTCCCAGTACCAGGTGGTCCAAAGAGGAGGATTCCTCTGCAGGGCTTTAGAAGACCACCTTTGAACAGGTCAGGCCTACGGAGAGGAAGCATAACAAGCTCTTGAAGTGATTCTTTGGTTTCATCCAGTGAGCCTATATCAGCAAAAGTCACACCAATCTCATTTGCTGGGATAACCTCTGGTCTTATGCGCTTCTCGAATTCATTATCAGGAGCCACCTCCTACATTGACAggatcaaaaaaatcaaacccatGTTCAGGAAAATTCATCAAGATAACAATGCTGATTCATATGGACTATTATACATTTACAGGTGCTTTTGGAGGCATGGGACATTCATTTTTGGGAGTTGACTCATTTTTGTTTTCCGGAGCAGCTGTCTCAGATTTCGACTCACTCTTTACTATTCCTTCACTTTCTTCTCCCTGCACCTGAGTCATTCACATTTTAGTCacttttctatttaaaagcacATGCCTGGTAAGAAATGTAAATACCTTGGTGTCAGTGTTTGCGTCCAGCTTCAAGGATTCCTCAAAGCATCTGTTACCTTCCTGTAATATACCCAGTCCATGGGACAAACTGTTACAGAACCATTCAATTAGTTAGATTAAGAAAGATAAATACTTTGTTGCGTGAAAGAGATAAATGAGCTTCTTAGTACCTATTGGAAGATATTACAAGCCTCCCATTTTTGTATTCGGGTTCTTTGTTGTGCATCAAATGGTAAGAGATTGCAGAAACCACAATTTCCTCAATGTGACTGCTTAGGAACATNNNNNNNNNNNNNNNNNNNNNNNNNNNNNNNNNNNNNNNNNNNNNNNNNNNNNNNNNNNNNNNNNNNNNNNNNNNNNNNNNNNNNNNNNNNNNNNNNNNNNNNNNNNNNNNNNNNNNNNNNNNNNNNNNNNNNNNNNNNNNNNNNNNNNNNNNNNNNNNNNNNNNNNNNNNNNNNNNNNNNNNNNNNNNNNNNNNNNNNNNNNNNNNNNNNNNNNNNNNNNNNNNNNNNNNNNNNNNNNNNNNNNNNNNNNNNNNNNNNNNNNNNNNNNNNNNNNNNNNNNNNNNNNNNNNNNNNNNNNNNNNNNNNNNNNNNNNNNNNNNNNNNNNNNNNNNNNNNNNNNNNNNNNNNNNNNNNNNNNNNNNNNNNNNNNNNNNNNNNNNNNNNNNNNNNNNNNNNNNNNNNNNNNNNNNNNNNNNNNNNNNNNNNNNNNNNNNNNTCACCTGAATCCGACATTAGCCCATCCCAATGTGTCATGAACTCATTTTTAATCTTCCTCATAGCTTCATGCTCTCCAACTCTTGTCCTCTGTCCCAGCATGCTATCCACTTCATCCACAAATATTATAGTCGGAGACACTTTGGCTGCAAGGGTGAACAAAGCTCTCACGTTCTTCTCGTCTTCTCCAAACCATTTTGAAGTGATTGTGGACATTGACACGTTTATGAAACTAGCTCCAGCTTCATTCGCAATGGCTTTTGCCATCATCGTTTTCCCAGTACCAGGTGGTCCAAAGAGGAGGATTCCTCTGCAGGGCTTTAAAAGGCCACCTTTGAACAGGTCAGGCCTACGGAGAGGAAGCATAACAAGCTCTTGAAGTGATTCTTTGGTTTCATCCAGTGAGCCTATATCAGCAAAAGTCACACCAATCTCATTTGCTGGGATAACCTCTGGTCTTATGCGCTTCTCGAATTCATTATCAGGAGCCACCTCCTACATTGACAggatcaaaaaaatcaaacccatGTTCAGGAAAATTCATCAAGATAACAATGCTGATTCATATGGACTATTATACATTTACAGGTGCTTTTGGAGGCATGGGACATTCATTTTTGGGAGTTGACTCATTTTTGTTTTCCGGAGCAGCTGTCTCAGATTTCGACTCACTCTTTACTATTCCTTCACTTTCTTCTCCCTGCACCTGAGTCATTCACATTTTAGTCacttttctatttaaaagcacATGCCTGGTAAGAAATGTAAATACCTTGGTGTCAGTGTTTGCGTCCAGCTTCAAGGATTCCTCAAAGCATCTGTTACCTTCCTGTAATATACCCAGTCCATGGGACAAACTGTTACAGAACCATTCAATTAGTTAGATTAAGAAAGATAAATACTTTGTTGCGTGAAAGAGATAAATGAGCTTCTTAGTACCTATTGGAAGATATTACAAGCCTCCCATTTTTGTATTCGGGTTCTTTGTTGTGCATCAAATGGTAAGAGATTGCAGAAACCACAATTTCCTCAATGTGACTGCTTAGGAACATGGTATCTGCATGGCAAATGGAACCTAAGTCATCACACTCAAGATCGTTAGCAGCAAGAACCTCCGCTATATGGTTCCTGTTGTCCTGAAACTGTATCACTTTCATGTCATCttcaaatcttgttttccaGCTCATGAGTTGAGATTCATCCTCTGGTGGTCTGATCTCGATGTTGTAAGGAAACAAAGTAGAAATGCTTTCTCCTACTTCTTGACAGTCATCTTCGGGTTCCAATAGTCTTGAGCCGAGAACCAAAACAGGGCCAGATAGCTTAGTCAAGAGCCTCTGGAACAACTTAAAGAACCTTTCTGATTGACAAAGCTTCTCAACGTCCCTCAGGTATATTATTATAGGATTGGTTTCAGAAACCGAAACCAAGACCTGTAAAGATAACAATTGTTCAGTTTTAGAACTGCACGAGAATAGAATTTTGTCTTAATGATTTCATAATAGGTGTTACCTTGTAAAGTGACTGAAGGAAAAGTCTCTCATCAAAGCATAAGTTTGCACTACGTTTGCCTGAAGCTAGTAAGGTATAAACAGCCACAAATGATTCATTCAGATGCTTGGTTAAGTGGATAAGCTATGAAAACAAGTTACTATCTATCACGAAGGAAGACGAAGATTAAACACACCTGAAGCAGAAGTTGCCGAACGGGAAGATATGCTACTCATATCAGAAGCAGCAGAAGCATTCCGCTTGAGTCGCGGAGGATGACTTGTAACGTCAAAGCCCCTGACATGTTACGTAAAAGGAACTAGTGAGCTAGCATAAAAACATGCAAATCTATATTTCCAGCTTAATTAAACGACAATACAAACAagatatgatacaaaaaaatgtacCTGGAATGAAGATCGTTGCCACTTGTGATCCTACGCAAGGTCCCTAAATTTTACAAGAATTCCAACACTTGAGCtctgaaaaaggaaattttaaaGGCCAAGGATTTATTTGATGAAACTGTacctcttgtttcttctctctgggAGAGCATTGATAGAGAACCCATCAAATTGTACATTTTGTCCAATGTCATCTCAGAAATAGACCTCTTGTGAGACTAGGAAACAGTAGAGATATatgaaagaaaacacaatcaTGGTCtgtacaaaaacaaacacacaaaactaagCTACACAAACATAAGATCACAAAGTAACGTACAGTTTCCTTCTTGACGCATCCGTACTTGCTCTGTATCTGTAACAATGAATAGGAAAGAGAAAGCTTACAAGCTAttctttaccaaaaagaaatcatcttttcatggaagatatatataccaaaatatttATGCATTGAATCACCTTAATAGAGAAGTCGGTTATATCAAGTAGTAGTAGTTTCGATTCAAAGTAATGAGCCAATGCTTTTGCAAGCATTTGCTGATAGGATTCTGCAGAGGAAAAAAAGAGCCAAACAAAATTACACCAAAATTTTGAATCACAAAAAGATCCAAGGAGAACATAAAAAGGATAGGGGATGTTTATACCAGCAGGTCCAGACAGAAGAATGGCCTTACTTCCAGGTGCAAGATTACGTGTGTGCTTCGAGATATCAAACTGCTTTAGGTGAACATAAGCTGCACTTGTCAATAAAAGCCGAGTTTTCTCACTGTAACatcaaaaagaaacatttgTTATAACAAAGCTCCATCTCCAAAAGCTCATTTATCTCATAACTCACAAGCGTGACAAGAAGATTAACATCATGATCATTAATCATTAATGTAAAAGAAATGACATTCAAGAAAGATAAGACAAAGTAG
It encodes the following:
- the LOC104722109 gene encoding pentatricopeptide repeat-containing protein At4g28010; protein product: MRFLKSAAAGELFRRDELVLRQLLNPRLFSNHVNPFSEIETKLRSVCEEGSTPQIKNAVSVFQQAVNSGGSLVFAGNNLMTTLVRSRNHELAFSIHRKMLETDTFINFVSLSGLLECFVQMHKTGFAFGVLALMLKRGFAFNVYNLNIILKGLCKNLEYGRAVSLLREMRGNSLMPDVVSYNTVIRGLCEGKELEKGLQLANEMQGSGCSWSLVTWGILINAFCKAGKMEEAIGLLEEMKRMGLEADLVVYTSLIRGFCDCGELDKGKALFDEVLERGDSPCAITYNTLIRGFCQLGQLKEASQMFEFMMERGVRPNVYTYTGLIDGLCGVGKTKEALQLLNLMIEKGEEPNVVTYNIIVNKLCKDSLVADALEIVELMKKRRTRPDNITYNSLLVGLCAKGDLDEASKLLYLMLKDSNYADPDVVSFNALIHGLCKENRFQQAFDIYDLLVEKLGAGDIVTTNILLNFTFKSGDVSKAMELWKQISDSKIIPTSDTYTTMIDGLCKSGMLNIAKGLLCKMRVSRLQPSVFDYNCLLSSLCKEGSLDQAWRLFEEMQRDESFPDVVSFNIMIDGSLQAGDTMSAESLLVGMSHAGLSPDLYTYSKLINRFLKLGYLDEAISFFDKMVESGFEPGAHICDSVLKYCISQGETDELKELVKKLVEKDIVLDKELTCTVMEYMCGSSANMDLAKRLLTGADDKEEGKSGAHNHAQLC
- the LOC104722110 gene encoding uncharacterized protein LOC104722110, whose amino-acid sequence is MEQKSVLFSALGVGVGLGIGLASGQSLGKWANGSISAEDGLTGEKIEQELVRQIVDGRQSSVTFDEFPYYLSEKTRLLLTSAAYVHLKQFDISKHTRNLAPGSKAILLSGPAESYQQMLAKALAHYFESKLLLLDITDFSIKIQSKYGCVKKETSHKRSISEMTLDKMYNLMGSLSMLSQREETRGTLRRITSGNDLHSRGFDVTSHPPRLKRNASAASDMSSISSRSATSASASGKRSANLCFDERLFLQSLYKVLVSVSETNPIIIYLRDVEKLCQSERFFKLFQRLLTKLSGPVLVLGSRLLEPEDDCQEVGESISTLFPYNIEIRPPEDESQLMSWKTRFEDDMKVIQFQDNRNHIAEVLAANDLECDDLGSICHADTMFLSSHIEEIVVSAISYHLMHNKEPEYKNGRLVISSNSLSHGLGILQEGNRCFEESLKLDANTDTKVQGEESEGIVKSESKSETAAPENKNESTPKNECPMPPKAPVNEVAPDNEFEKRIRPEVIPANEIGVTFADIGSLDETKESLQELVMLPLRRPDLFKGGLLKPCRGILLFGPPGTGKTMMAKAIANEAGASFINVSMSTITSKWFGEDEKNVRALFTLAAKVSPTIIFVDEVDSMLGQRTRVGEHEAMRKIKNEFMTHWDGLMSDSGDRILVLAATNRPFDLDEAIIRRFERRIMVGLPSIESREKILRTLLSKEKTENLDFQELAQMTDGYSGSDLKNFCTTAAYRPVRELIKQECLKDQERKKRGEEAEKSNEEVSEAKEEVSEERIIKLRPLSMEDMKVAKSQVAASFAAEGAGMNELKQWNELYGEGGSRKKEQLSYFL